In the genome of Pungitius pungitius chromosome 5, fPunPun2.1, whole genome shotgun sequence, the window AGAGAAGAtcaataattttatttttacaaatgatCAAACGTGACATTAAATTAATTACCCCTGTAGCAGGTTTTGCATATattaagaaatatttttttcaagctAATCTTGAGCTAGAAATAGTCAGGGATTAAGGTTACATGAAATTTTCCAAATTTCTTCTATCTGGTAACACTGACTCAGTTCTTGCAATTCTAAAGCGTTACGAGGTTTCACAGACAAAAGAATTAAGTAGGCGGTAATAATACTAGGTACCTTGCCACAGTGGCAGGGAGGAACAAAAATTGAGAAAAAATTCAGAACCTGATAACTCTGATTAAGTTTGCATATTCattatgtgtgtttatgtttattaCCAGTGTCTCAAGGTCTAGGTTTTCTGCCTGAAGTGTATCGAGGTACTGCTGTAGGCCAAGTCTGCTCAAAgtctgctgcagtgtgtcaCAGTTCAGATCGAAGGGCTTCCCCGAGGGCACCTAGAGCACAGCGAGGGAGAAATGGAAGAAAGGTACACCATAGCTAGAAAATGGCAATTTCTGTATCTGTATGCTGGAGATGTATTTTACTATGAATGCCAACTTACAGCCTCTCTGGCCTTTCTGGATCCATTCCTTTGATTGGTTAGCAGATCAAACAGAATAAGCGAACCTGAGAAACAAAAGTTTAAATACATCATCTTAATGACTTGTgactgtgtttatttgtttgaacaTGTCTTACCCAAGCTGTGGCCCACTACAGACACAGCCCCATTAAAGTCTGCGTGCCTCTTCTTAAAGAGGGTGTGGAGCATGTTGATCTCTGAGGCCACCGTGTCCACTATCGTCTGGCAGTAGGTGGGACTATTATAGAAAAACAGGTCCAGCAGCGTGTCGTTGGTGAAATGTCTCAGCCTGCTGATGCTGGGTAGAGTTATCCTCTGGATGTCCCtggagtgggggagggagggaagactTGACACATTTTCTGCAAGTACAGGAGACAAACAACGTAGCATTGTACCAAAGCAGGATGTTGTTTGGTTTGCTTTGTGTAGCTCTCTCTATACTTACTCGTCCACACCAGTGGCGTCCCCGTGTAGAGCGCTGTGCCAGTTGACTGGGAGGAACTCCACTCTGCCTATTTGGCCATCCTGCTCAGCACGCTTGTAATGAGAGGACAGGAGGGACAGTGAAGCACTCCTGAAGTCATTTACTGGAGAGACAAGAAGGAAGAGAgtcttacaaacacacacatgtaaagatcccaacacacacactacacagcAACTTCACTTACCGCACTGTATGATGGATCTGAAGCGCAAGTCGCATGCAGGGCCGATGCCATGGACCATAAAGACAAGGTGGTCCACCTTCTCTGGTTCCcctgacaaagacacacaaagaaattTGAAACCATGGCATGTATTCTAGAGAATTTCCTaccagtacacacacagacacacacataccaacaGGTATTTCTACAGAGATGTTGTTCACTCCCCTCTTGACTGTTCGAGGACGTGTCTGCTCACTGGGGGAGGAGATCCACTCATCCTGCAATCCTATTGGCTGATACTGCACCATAAGCTGAGAGgaacatgaaaatgaaagagGAGATTAATCTAAAGGAAGTACAATgtaaattcatttgaaaaaaatcatttgaaataaactaCAAAGGTCATGGTGTAACTTTGTGATGTATTTAATTATAGTGCACAtagtaatgtattttaaaaaccttGGGATTGTGTAAGATGACAGTCTCTCCGTTGGGAGAcaccacttttcttttccattcATTCAAGGTCACTGATATCATAAAGGCCTCCTTAAAAATTGAAGGAGGAGATTTGAAGGAATTGAAGGAAACCGGATAAGAAAACAGGCCATGTTTCAGCAATGAGCAGTGTGATGGTGACGGACTACCTCCAGACGCTCACTGAAGTCCTCAGGGTAAGGCATGAACCTGATGTCTTTGTCTCCTTTATAGAACCAGGTACAGCGGCGTACTTCAGTGGGGCCTTGCTCCCAGTACACAGCGTAGCGCTTCCTCTCCTTGACATGTACGTCATACCGCTCTCCCTCTACAGCTATCACCACCTCATCCTCCCGGTCTCCCACTACACAGTACAGGCATGAGGGGAATGTGTAGGATTGAAAATCCACAGTAAATATTCAATGAACTAAAGAAAATGGCTCTGTACATTGTACCACCTGAAAAACAACTACACACAACAAAGTATATAGACTTGCTTACCAGTGTAGCTGGCATTCTCTAGTTTGTCAGAGTCTTGTCTGCTAAAAGGAAGCCAGGAGGTGTTGTCATCGGCCCGTCGACAGAAGAACCAGTGAGGCTGCACTTCTTGATAAGGGGCAGGGCCCGACTCCATGTCGATCATCtcaaaggaggaggtggaagaaggaGAGGCCTCTTCCACTGCCGGTGGAACCTGGAGAAAAACGATGTTCAATCAATATGTCTTCTTCTTGTCAGCAGCATTGATGTCTCTGTAGCTCCTAGAATAAGTAATCAAGGACGTCCGACCGTCCTTCTTCTAAGCTCCTGTTGCGGAACTTCAGACAATGAGACAAAGAACAATTTGACAGGaaaggattgggggggggggggggggggggcgttggccATCCGCACAAAGCCCTGTTTCATTCTCTCCCCCTCTACAAGTTACGTTACGGCTTGACACAACAATAAACACCCACAGACGACACAAATGTCAAATCAGCAATCCCATTTACAGTGAAATATGCTCATGGTAGGTGTCGATAGAAGTCTTTTAGAACCAGAACAAACTTGCACAACATCCACAACAATGACAACACTTTATGTGTAAGTGCAGATAAAGGTTATCTGGTCAAGTGTTCATCAGAGGGAAGTCCTTTGGGAAAAATCTTTTGCTGTGTTGTGTGGTTTTAGTACATTTAGAGTAAATTGTGAATGGACCATCcttactaaaaataaataatagaattTGGAAGTTGTCAATTTATTCTTTTAAACAAGCATTTCATTTGATAAAACATGACCCTGAAGCGTGTCACAATGTGTCCTATCATAACTGCAGTTTGTTGCAACATCAAGCGGAAAATCTAGAGTTACAGTTTTTCCATTTGAAAAGAGTGTCTAACACACATGTGATAGTATTTATTCACTTCCATTCCCTTGAATCTGTACACGGTGTCACTATATTTGCCTCTGTCAAATTTACAGACGGTAGAATTTTCAGTGATCACAGCTCAACCtagtccaaaacaacaacaaaaacaattgaaGATTAGACAACAACTAGGTCCCAAGTAACTTTCGGACCACTTGCGGATGATCAATGAGGAGTGACGATATGACTCAAAGTAATCTTTAGTATAGCCGATAACAAATTGACAGTGCACGGTCTGTGTAAATGATGATATCGGACAGCTCACACTGGACCTTTGTTCACCATAGAttccaaaatgtgttttcagacaACAGACGTCAATGATTCCATATCAATTTCTCCAATAGCTCCTTCATAATAAACATTTCTTAACCATGAGTAACCTTCACCCCAATCGTGGTGCAGAAACAGACTTCGATAAACAAGTTAAACGCATATGCAAAAACCATTCACCTCACCTGATCCCGAGGTGTTGCCACAGACTCAGTGGAGTTGTCCAACAGTTCTTGGGTGTTGACACCCGGGGCAGCCTGAGAGAGACCCCCCTCTTCACTGGAACTGTGTGACATTAGACCTGACCTGACCCCGAACCTCTTACGGTGGGGACGGGGGGAACAAACACAGCACCTGTAATGACACAAGAAATGAGACGTTTTAAAA includes:
- the ddhd2 gene encoding phospholipase DDHD2 isoform X1; amino-acid sequence: MSHSSSEEGGLSQAAPGVNTQELLDNSTESVATPRDQVPPAVEEASPSSTSSFEMIDMESGPAPYQEVQPHWFFCRRADDNTSWLPFSRQDSDKLENASYTVGDREDEVVIAVEGERYDVHVKERKRYAVYWEQGPTEVRRCTWFYKGDKDIRFMPYPEDFSERLEEAFMISVTLNEWKRKVVSPNGETVILHNPKLMVQYQPIGLQDEWISSPSEQTRPRTVKRGVNNISVEIPVGEPEKVDHLVFMVHGIGPACDLRFRSIIQCVNDFRSASLSLLSSHYKRAEQDGQIGRVEFLPVNWHSALHGDATGVDEDIQRITLPSISRLRHFTNDTLLDLFFYNSPTYCQTIVDTVASEINMLHTLFKKRHADFNGAVSVVGHSLGSLILFDLLTNQRNGSRKAREAVPSGKPFDLNCDTLQQTLSRLGLQQYLDTLQAENLDLETLALCQDGDLKDLGIPLGPRKKILDYVRKKSLSQAFKTGEVHLPEGLQVPPQMTSNADGNHSSGFTMQQSQFHRAQSVTSAVDYEYFDVGIGQTNGGIAKGQVSIDYPQLAFHPQTFFAFGSPIGMFLTVRGLKHIDPNYSFPTCKSFYNIYHPYDPVAYRLEPMIVTEVDLEPMLIPHHKGRKRMHLELKDSFTRMSMDLKNNVLGSLRTAWQSFSRIPVAALPPVDEGDATSEGNLETHETQGRKNAFFFFVYVCQRVSNPVSSPPLCMLPNSPLILSGGVCDEAESSGSAEQTEQPEIKVGMLNGGRRIDYVLQEKPIESFNEYLFAIQSHLCYWESEDTALLLLKEIYDKQGVAMEQSQQ
- the ddhd2 gene encoding phospholipase DDHD2 isoform X2, which gives rise to MSHSSSEEGGLSQAAPGVNTQELLDNSTESVATPRDQVPPAVEEASPSSTSSFEMIDMESGPAPYQEVQPHWFFCRRADDNTSWLPFSRQDSDKLENASYTVGDREDEVVIAVEGERYDVHVKERKRYAVYWEQGPTEVRRCTWFYKGDKDIRFMPYPEDFSERLEEAFMISVTLNEWKRKVVSPNGETVILHNPKLMVQYQPIGLQDEWISSPSEQTRPRTVKRGVNNISVEIPVGEPEKVDHLVFMVHGIGPACDLRFRSIIQCVNDFRSASLSLLSSHYKRAEQDGQIGRVEFLPVNWHSALHGDATGVDEDIQRITLPSISRLRHFTNDTLLDLFFYNSPTYCQTIVDTVASEINMLHTLFKKRHADFNGAVSVVGHSLGSLILFDLLTNQRNGSRKAREAVPSGKPFDLNCDTLQQTLSRLGLQQYLDTLQAENLDLETLALCQDGDLKDLGIPLGPRKKILDYVRKKSLSQAFKTGEVHLPEGLQVPPQMTSNADGNHSSGFTMQQSQFHRAQSVTSAVDYEYFDVGIGQTNGGIAKGQVSIDYPQLAFHPQTFFAFGSPIGMFLTVRGLKHIDPNYSFPTCKSFYNIYHPYDPVAYRLEPMIVTEVDLEPMLIPHHKGRKRMHLELKDSFTRMSMDLKNNVLGSLRTAWQSFSRIPVAALPPVDEGDATSEGNLETHETQASAAVTSSAKREEKSADFWTKIMEWPRALHKHYFQAGVCDEAESSGSAEQTEQPEIKVGMLNGGRRIDYVLQEKPIESFNEYLFAIQSHLCYWESEDTALLLLKEIYDKQGVAMEQSQQ
- the ddhd2 gene encoding phospholipase DDHD2 isoform X3 — its product is MSHSSSEEGGLSQAAPGVNTQELLDNSTESVATPRDQVPPAVEEASPSSTSSFEMIDMESGPAPYQEVQPHWFFCRRADDNTSWLPFSRQDSDKLENASYTVGDREDEVVIAVEGERYDVHVKERKRYAVYWEQGPTEVRRCTWFYKGDKDIRFMPYPEDFSERLEEAFMISVTLNEWKRKVVSPNGETVILHNPKLMVQYQPIGLQDEWISSPSEQTRPRTVKRGVNNISVEIPVGEPEKVDHLVFMVHGIGPACDLRFRSIIQCVNDFRSASLSLLSSHYKRAEQDGQIGRVEFLPVNWHSALHGDATGVDEDIQRITLPSISRLRHFTNDTLLDLFFYNSPTYCQTIVDTVASEINMLHTLFKKRHADFNGAVSVVGHSLGSLILFDLLTNQRNGSRKAREAVPSGKPFDLNCDTLQQTLSRLGLQQYLDTLQAENLDLETLALCQDGDLKDLGIPLGPRKKILDYVRKKSLSQAFKTGEVHLPEGLQVPPQMTSNADGNHSSGFTMQQSQFHRAQSVTSAVDYEYFDVGIGQVSIDYPQLAFHPQTFFAFGSPIGMFLTVRGLKHIDPNYSFPTCKSFYNIYHPYDPVAYRLEPMIVTEVDLEPMLIPHHKGRKRMHLELKDSFTRMSMDLKNNVLGSLRTAWQSFSRIPVAALPPVDEGDATSEGNLETHETQGRKNAFFFFVYVCQRVSNPVSSPPLCMLPNSPLILSGGVCDEAESSGSAEQTEQPEIKVGMLNGGRRIDYVLQEKPIESFNEYLFAIQSHLCYWESEDTALLLLKEIYDKQGVAMEQSQQ
- the ddhd2 gene encoding phospholipase DDHD2 isoform X7; translation: MSHSSSEEGGLSQAAPGVNTQELLDNSTESVATPRDQVPPAVEEASPSSTSSFEMIDMESGPAPYQEVQPHWFFCRRADDNTSWLPFSRQDSDKLENASYTVGDREDEVVIAVEGERYDVHVKERKRYAVYWEQGPTEVRRCTWFYKGDKDIRFMPYPEDFSERLEEAFMISVTLNEWKRKVVSPNGETVILHNPKLMVQYQPIGLQDEWISSPSEQTRPRTVKRGVNNISVEIPVGEPEKVDHLVFMVHGIGPACDLRFRSIIQCVNDFRSASLSLLSSHYKRAEQDGQIGRVEFLPVNWHSALHGDATGVDEDIQRITLPSISRLRHFTNDTLLDLFFYNSPTYCQTIVDTVASEINMLHTLFKKRHADFNGAVSVVGHSLGSLILFDLLTNQRNGSRKAREAVPSGKPFDLNCDTLQQTLSRLGLQQYLDTLQAENLDLETLALCQDGDLKDLGIPLGPRKKILDYVRKKSLSQAFKTGEVHLPEGLQVPPQMTSNADGNHSSGFTMQQSQFHRAQSVTSAVDYEYFDVGIGQVSIDYPQLAFHPQTFFAFGSPIGMFLTVRGLKHIDPNYSFPTCKSFYNIYHPYDPVAYRLEPMIVTEVDLEPMLIPHHKGRKRMHLELKDSFTRMSMDLKNNVLGSLRTAWQSFSRIPVAALPPVDEGDATSEGNLETHETQASAAVTSSAKREEKSADFWTKIMEWPRALHKHYFQAGVCDEAESSGSAEQTEQPEIKVGMLNGGRRIDYVLQEKPIESFNEYLFAIQSHLCYWESEDTALLLLKEIYDKQGVAMEQSQQ
- the ddhd2 gene encoding phospholipase DDHD2 isoform X5, which encodes MSHSSSEEGGLSQAAPGVNTQELLDNSTESVATPRDQVPPAVEEASPSSTSSFEMIDMESGPAPYQEVQPHWFFCRRADDNTSWLPFSRQDSDKLENASYTVGDREDEVVIAVEGERYDVHVKERKRYAVYWEQGPTEVRRCTWFYKGDKDIRFMPYPEDFSERLEEAFMISVTLNEWKRKVVSPNGETVILHNPKLMVQYQPIGLQDEWISSPSEQTRPRTVKRGVNNISVEIPVGEPEKVDHLVFMVHGIGPACDLRFRSIIQCVNDFRSASLSLLSSHYKRAEQDGQIGRVEFLPVNWHSALHGDATGVDEDIQRITLPSISRLRHFTNDTLLDLFFYNSPTYCQTIVDTVASEINMLHTLFKKRHADFNGAVSVVGHSLGSLILFDLLTNQRNGSRKAREAVPSGKPFDLNCDTLQQTLSRLGLQQYLDTLQAENLDLETLALCQDGDLKDLGIPLGPRKKILDYVRKKSLSQAFKTGEVHLPEGLQVPPQMTSNADGNHSSGFTMQQSQFHRAQSVTSAVDYEYFDVGIGQTNGGIAKGQVSIDYPQLAFHPQTFFAFGSPIGMFLTVRGLKHIDPNYSFPTCKSFYNIYHPYDPVAYRLEPMIVTEVDLEPMLIPHHKGRKRMHLELKDSFTRMSMDLKNNVLGSLRTAWQSFSRIPVAALPPVDEGDATSEGNLETHETQGVCDEAESSGSAEQTEQPEIKVGMLNGGRRIDYVLQEKPIESFNEYLFAIQSHLCYWESEDTALLLLKEIYDKQGVAMEQSQQ
- the ddhd2 gene encoding phospholipase DDHD2 isoform X6 → MSHSSSEEGGLSQAAPGVNTQELLDNSTESVATPRDQVPPAVEEASPSSTSSFEMIDMESGPAPYQEVQPHWFFCRRADDNTSWLPFSRQDSDKLENASYTVGDREDEVVIAVEGERYDVHVKERKRYAVYWEQGPTEVRRCTWFYKGDKDIRFMPYPEDFSERLEEAFMISVTLNEWKRKVVSPNGETVILHNPKLMVQYQPIGLQDEWISSPSEQTRPRTVKRGVNNISVEIPVGEPEKVDHLVFMVHGIGPACDLRFRSIIQCVNDFRSASLSLLSSHYKRAEQDGQIGRVEFLPVNWHSALHGDATGVDEDIQRITLPSISRLRHFTNDTLLDLFFYNSPTYCQTIVDTVASEINMLHTLFKKRHADFNGAVSVVGHSLGSLILFDLLTNQRNGSRKAREAVPSGKPFDLNCDTLQQTLSRLGLQQYLDTLQAENLDLETLALCQDGDLKDLGIPLGPRKKILDYVRKKSLSQAFKTGEVHLPEGLQVPPQMTSNADGNHSSGFTMQQSQFHRAQSVTSAVDYEYFDVGIGQVSIDYPQLAFHPQTFFAFGSPIGMFLTVRGLKHIDPNYSFPTCKSFYNIYHPYDPVAYRLEPMIVTEVDLEPMLIPHHKGRKRMHLELKDSFTRMSMDLKNNVLGSLRTAWQSFSRIPVAALPPVDEGDATSEGNLETHETQGVCDEAESSGSAEQTEQPEIKVGMLNGGRRIDYVLQEKPIESFNEYLFAIQSHLCYWESEDTALLLLKEIYDKQGVAMEQSQQ
- the ddhd2 gene encoding phospholipase DDHD2 isoform X4; this encodes MSHSSSEEGGLSQAAPGVNTQELLDNSTESVATPRDQVPPAVEEASPSSTSSFEMIDMESGPAPYQEVQPHWFFCRRADDNTSWLPFSRQDSDKLENASYTVGDREDEVVIAVEGERYDVHVKERKRYAVYWEQGPTEVRRCTWFYKGDKDIRFMPYPEDFSERLEEAFMISVTLNEWKRKVVSPNGETVILHNPKLMVQYQPIGLQDEWISSPSEQTRPRTVKRGVNNISVEIPVGEPEKVDHLVFMVHGIGPACDLRFRSIIQCVNDFRSASLSLLSSHYKRAEQDGQIGRVEFLPVNWHSALHGDATGVDEDIQRITLPSISRLRHFTNDTLLDLFFYNSPTYCQTIVDTVASEINMLHTLFKKRHADFNGAVSVVGHSLGSLILFDLLTNQRNGSRKAREAVPSGKPFDLNCDTLQQTLSRLGLQQYLDTLQAENLDLETLALCQDGDLKDLGIPLGPRKKILDYVRKKSLSQAFKTGEVHLPEGLQVPPQMTSNADGNHSSGFTMQQSQFHRAQSVTSAVDYEYFDVGIGQTNGGIAKGQVSIDYPQLAFHPQTFFAFGSPIGMFLTVRGLKHIDPNYSFPTCKSFYNIYHPYDPVAYRLEPMIVTEVDLEPMLIPHHKGRKRMHLELKDSFTRMSMDLKNNVLGSLRTAWQSFSRIPVAALPPVDEGDATSEGNLETHETQAGVCDEAESSGSAEQTEQPEIKVGMLNGGRRIDYVLQEKPIESFNEYLFAIQSHLCYWESEDTALLLLKEIYDKQGVAMEQSQQ